Sequence from the Longimicrobium sp. genome:
TCCCGAGCACGTCGTCGCCCCGCTCTCGGCGGCCACGATTCCCGAGGCCGTCACGCAGCTGGCGCGCACGCTGGTCGCCTCGGGCGCGGTGCCCGACCGCGAGAAGCTGCGCAAGCTGCTCACCGCAACTCGCGTCCGCGACCTGATCCACGTGGGCGACCGCGTGGTGATGCCCCACCTGCGCACCGACGCGGTGGAAGAGCTGGTGGTGGCCATCGGCATTGCGCCGCGGCCGCTGCCCGAGGCGCCGGGCGACGCGGGCGCCGTGGCGCAGGTGGTGGTGCTCGTGCTGGCACCCCTTTCCGCCGCGGGATTGTACCTGCAGACGGTGGCGGCGCTGGCGCGCGTGCTTCGGCACGACGACGTGGTCGACCGCCTGGTGGCGTCGGCGAGCGCGGGCGACGTGCTGGCCATCCCCTCCGTCCGCGAGATCACCATCCAGCCGCGGCTGCTGGTGCGGGACGTGATGACGCAGCGCGTCTTTCGCACCACGCCGGACTCGCCGGTGCAGGAGGTGCTGGAGATGATCGCCGAGCACAAGCTGCGCGCGGTGCCCGTCGTCGGCGAGAACCGCGAGGTGCTGGGGATGGTGAGCGACCGCGACCTGCTGCGGCACTTTCTCCCCGGCGTGCAGCGCCCGGCGGACGCCAACGCGCTGGTGTGGCAGGAAACGCGGGTGCGCGAGGTGATGTCGCGCTCCGTGATCTGCGTTTCGGAGGACCAGGCGCTGGCCGAAGTGACCGGCATGCTGGTGAGCAAGGACATCGAGCGCCTGCCGGTGGTGCACGATGGGCAGCTGACCGGCTTTTTGACCCGCGGCGACATCCTGCGCAAGGTGTTCGGGTTCGCCGCGGCTCCCGTAGACCCTGACCACGAAGGATAGATCTCTCATGGCACGCACCTTCGCCATCAT
This genomic interval carries:
- a CDS encoding CBS domain-containing protein, whose product is MRPEHVVAPLSAATIPEAVTQLARTLVASGAVPDREKLRKLLTATRVRDLIHVGDRVVMPHLRTDAVEELVVAIGIAPRPLPEAPGDAGAVAQVVVLVLAPLSAAGLYLQTVAALARVLRHDDVVDRLVASASAGDVLAIPSVREITIQPRLLVRDVMTQRVFRTTPDSPVQEVLEMIAEHKLRAVPVVGENREVLGMVSDRDLLRHFLPGVQRPADANALVWQETRVREVMSRSVICVSEDQALAEVTGMLVSKDIERLPVVHDGQLTGFLTRGDILRKVFGFAAAPVDPDHEG